The following DNA comes from Quercus robur chromosome 1, dhQueRobu3.1, whole genome shotgun sequence.
TACTGGGCCATCAAGTGGTTCTCCTCGTAcctcctcggcagtagggctcctcggcttgggctttgggctcttaatgtgaagtgggccgggattccaaatttcaggccccacacCTCCAATTccaacatgccacatcatcttatcacgtattaaaaaataaaaacaatcacactCAATTAATTATAATACTCAACtgaaaattcaaccaaattggGAGTTTATTAATATGTTATTAATTGTGGTATGATTTActgagttttaagtaaaaaactgATATGACATCTCTcattggatggtgtaaaacattAATTTTACACCCCATTCTTTCCAAATTTAgactctttttattaatatcctcaaaacacttttttttattagctgAATTTTGAAACTAATATCCTGATTGGTTGTAATggagatgaaaaggaaagaagtgAGGAAAAAGTAAGGGAAGGGAAAGGGAAGAAGAGAGAATTGTACATAGAAGGATTGCATTAAAcaatttcttcaaaagaaaactcttctttgaaaaaataatggGACTGTATGAAGGATTGtgctaagaaaatttttaaaacacaaacttttctcaaaattatgggttgtgagaaaagtatgaaacttcatcaaaaaagaaaaaaaaaagtatgaaatattgGCAAATCGGTCAAATTGTGTATTCtcactttttaataaaaaattgaaaagtgaaaacgcTTAGGACCATCACAACACATTAATAtagaaaaacttaatgaaaaaggtaaaaaaaaaaaaaaggctaaatgcaAGACCTCATACACTCCCGTATGAggtctctacttttatatatatatatatatatatattgattttgagTCAGGTTGGTCCTcgttttaatatatattgatcAAAATGATTTTGTGAGATCCATAATGGGGTATTGATAattgagattattttttttttttttttttttcatttggccttaaatttttaacaatttcgTTAGTGGTGGTACTTGCAAAACAATGTGAAAAAATAGCATCTTGAgtttttaagactcgagtttcatgataaaactcgagtcttaaatgCTCGAGTTCCGAGTATTATAAACTCTGcacttcttctttctcatctgTTTCTACAGATTCTTCCTCCTTTCTCATCTGTTTTTGTAGATTCTTCCTCCTTTGTTTTTCAGATCGTTTTGCTCCTTTGGATTTGccctttgtttttcaaattgttCTGCGTTCTccaaatctctctttttcttcctcgGATCTGCGTTTTCCAAATTGTATTctctgttcttcttcttccttcggATCTAGTTCTTCAATTCTTCAGAtcgtcttcatcttcatcttcgtTCTTCAAATACTTCTATAGAACTCGAGTCTgagaaacttgagttccacGTGAATAAATTACTCCACCTTAGCaatagaactcgagtctttgaGGCTTGAATTTGTCGCCGAAATTGAGCTTCACAAACTTGAGATGCTAGTTTCCTAAACggtttcaaaaccttgctaACTAAAAGATATTCTCTCCCAAAATTATGCTAACCTGCAAATTACCTCTGATAATTGATATTTTCCCCCCTTTTGTTTGGCTTCTTAAGAACACAGGACGCCGTTTCCAAGTTCCAACAAAATAAAAGGCTTAAAAATATAGAACACCTCATTTTGGTTTTCTAGTTTACCGATGTTTGGTCGCTGGAGCGATTGGAAAACATGTGTCGTTAAGTTTGGAAAAGTTGGTTTTGtcaaaaattaatgtttttgaGTGATTGGAGCAGCGTTTGTAAGGTGGAAAGTAGGTTTGGCGTCGAAGTCAACAATGGAGAAGGTATTGAAGCCGGAGCAGCAGGTGCATGATAGAGAATGAGAAAGGGCTCAAACAAATCTCATTCtgtacaaaaacaattttttagctCAGAATGACCTTTCACCCAAAATTGATCGAAACAATGGAGAAGGTATTGAAGCCGGAGCAGCAGGTGCATGATAGAGAATGAGAAAGGGCTCAAACAAATCTCATTCtgtacaaaaacaattttttagctCAGAATGACCTTTCACCCAAAATTGATCGAAACAATGGAGAAGGTATTGAAGCCGGAGCAGCAGGTGCATGATAGAGAATGAGAAAGGGCTCAAACAAATCTCATTCtgtacaaaaacaattttttagctCAGAATGACCTTTCACCCAAAATTGATCGAAACAATGGAGAAGGTATTGAAGCCGGAGCAGCAGGTGCATGATAGAGAATGAGAAAGGGCTCAAACAAATCTCATTCtgtacaaaaacaattttttagctCAGAATGACCTTTCACCCAAAATTGATCGAAAATGCCAGAACAATTACAAATGGCTTGATATTTCAGCAgaacttgaaagttgaaagagGGGGGGGAATAAATGCACTGGACTGAGTATCAGTATGGCAAATACCGACCATATTGGCTGAAATGAAATAGCATTCAAAATATTGCAAAACACAATACACAAAGGCTAAAAAGTTGAATAGTTTAATACACAATGCAAATCCTAATGATGTCAATAACGATGAACCCAATTAACAATCCCAAAGCTATTacaaacccaaaacacaaaTAACATCAATTGCCAAATAGCAAATGTTTACACTGCAGCCATATCCCTGACCTGCGACGTGACCAGAAAGCCATCAATAATATTTCAAGACCTCACCTACGACTCTCAGAAGTAAGAATTTGATTGCAGGTGCTTTCCTTCTCATGCTTAAACCCTTCCTGCTGCTGCACTCAACAACCTGTACATAAATTTCATGGTAAGCTGCAAATAAAACAATATTGGTCCTTAGAAGCAGGGATACCTGAACCTGCAAAACTCATAACATGTAAGATCATTAACTTCCCCAAAAACTATGGTAAAGTAAGGTAAAAGAGAGTTCATAGAAAACTAAACCAAAGACAGAACCATGGAAATTTGATCGTTCCCCTGATGTGTGGTGGTTTTCACAGAGTCCCTGACAGTAAAATCATTCATGCATATACTAATATCTCACATCAAACAAAAAGTTCCACACATGCTTATGGTGCACGCTATTGAATTTGGCTCCCAGCAAGAGTaaatcaacaaacaaaaatagaCTTCCTCAAAGATTTCCATTGTGTTGACTAAAGGAGACAAACTTAACCAATTACTTCCTTAAAATTGTATGTCTAACATTATTTAAATTGACACCATGCCTCCGTATATCCTCTATAGTAAGAGTTCTACCCATTAGGCTGGTGGCATAAATTCCACACAGGagcgcgcgcgcacacacacacacacacacacacatatatatacaattcTGGAAAAAGGACACTTCAGAAAAATCTAATCAAAGGATGAGTTGAAGTTTAAGATATCATATAGGTGGTTAGGTTTGTTTGATTTAATGCACCATCAATTACAGTTAGTCAAGGGATtctaaataaaagaattgaataGTTTtgctatctttttattttatttttaatttgtaactACACTCGCTCACACCCAGTGGATCCTAATCCTACAAGGAACTGACTAGTTGACAATTAAGGATAAAAGAGAGCTGTTTAATAGGGAAATAGGGCAGAGATGAAATGGTTAAGTCTTGATAGCAGTTGGTCTTAAAAAGGAATGCAAAGACTTAGATGGAAGATGGAAGCAAAAAAACTGGtttaagatgataaaatagtttCTTTGAAGCCTATCATGAGATAAAGCATGCATTGAAGCATACAGAAAGCAGTATGTATGCAGACGAAAAGGCACAGCCCACACCGCCCCCACcccacacacccaaaaaaaaaaaaaaaaggaaaaataacaaTTCAAATTCCATATCAGAACTGTGAACCTGCACACCACCTGCACAGTGGAAAATGGGCTGTAagctatttttattaaattggtGGTCCTTGATGAAATGTAACTTTCTCCCAATGAAGCAAAGactatcaaaataacaaagagaaagaggaaacgAACCGGATACTGTTAAAAGGATcagtaattatatttttcttgctgTGGAGGTGGCTGCTGCTGGTAGCTATAGTACTGATCTCCATTCTGCATATTAGCATTTTCTCCATCATTTTTGACCTTATTAGCATTTTCTTGCTGTTGTTCTCTTTCCCTATTCCACTGTTCAATTTTGGCACGCCGCTCTTCACTGCCTTCCCTAACTGGACTGCGGTTCCTCCTTTCCCCAGGGCTCTTGCTTCTGCTTCGTCCTCTCCTATGGCCAGGGCTTGTGGTCCTGTGCCTCCTGCTCTGACTTTCGTGATAATAATCCCTTTCATCATACTTTTTGCTAGAACCACGTCCCCCATGAGAGCGCTCTTCATAGCTACGATGCCTGTAGGGGCTCCGACTTCGGCTTCGACTGCGGCTGTGCCTTCGTCGGTACCTCCCAAACAATTGCCACCTTAACTCCCTGAAAAGATCAGATTAGATGAATTACAATCAGATGCAACACTTTCAGACAGAGCATAACATGTTTAGGTATTGCGGAGAATATAATATATCATAGAGGACAGTTTACCTGCTGATCCTTTTCAAGTGCATAAAATTGCAGTATCCACCACGGTTGCAAGTGTTCTCCTCGTACTGCCTACAAGTGGCTTCACGAAAGTCTGTTACTGGAGAAAAATCAACAATGATGGGACGGCCTGCAATTTTTGGCTCCCAAAGTGAGATAGACGTGAACCATGTTTTGATTATCTCTAATTCCAGACATGAATGCCAAAACTACTAATGGTAAGTTTCACACGCACGCACctagtgggtcttgaacccacgacctcaccctccatcccattattaCGGGAGAAGAAAGTGTCAATTGAGTTATAGCTCATTAGCAAGACTAAagttttttaattcatattttaaagtttttggtTTCGGTGTAAGCCAAATAGTAATACAATCATGAGAGCAAAGTCCAATTTTAAGCTTCTTGACAAAAGATGCATGAAACCAATATAAAATTACACAGTTCTAAGGATAAAGAAACCTTCTACAGTTTGTTCAGAATGGAGAGTGAAAGGGAAGGGTGGCCTACTTGTCTTCTCCCTACCCATCTCTCTCCATGTCCACCCACTCTGCTTCAAAGAGCTTTTTCAATACGACAAGTGTCCTACATATTATAGCCAATCCAATCATAACATGAGGAAGTTACACATGAACCCTATGGGTCTTGAACCCGAGATTTTACAATCTATCccttaattaatgaaaaaaaagtaccaTTTGATTTTGAGCTAAAGCATATTGAGAACTAGCATAAACAGAATTTAGACTACAAATATtcgataaataaaaaaatcccaaaCTCAATCTAAAAtaagtggaaaaagaaaaacgaaCCAGCATAAAACCTTCCAGTCAGATTGCGAAGTGCATTTGCAGCATGTTCTTCCTCTCTGAACTGAACATAGACATTGCCCACCTGCCAAATCATATAAAATCAATGTTCTTCTCATTGATAATAAAACTACATTTGGCccagaatttttgaaaattttacgcataactatacataaaaaataataataataacaacaataataataatatatttactttcTAGTGCCTAAATAAATGCTAAATAATATTCTATGTTAACTAGTTTGGAACAGGAGGGGCGGTACCATGTGGTCGGCAAGGTTGTCACAGATATTGAGGCTTTCAATCTCGCCGTACTTGGTGAGCTCCTCAAAGAGATCTTCATAGAACTCCTCGAAGTGGGTTTGAATGGTGCGAGGGTCGATGGGCTGGCCCTGAGCGTCGACGCCAGGCGTGATCATGTCAGGGCGCTGGTACATGTTGGAGAGGAGAAGGGTCGGGCTTACGCTGGGCTTCGTGTGGAGCCTCGAGCACCGGTCGCCGTGTCTGCAAGCTCCGATCTTGAAGTAGAATGGGCAGTTCACTCTGTCTTTCTCCGTCCCAAATATCGACGCCAAGTGCTCCGCCATTTCCCAACaccaaaacacaatttttttgtgaCCAAATATATAACTCTGATTCTTTCTCTGTAACTCTGTTTgtgtgttagattttttttttttgaagatgagGAGAAACTAAAAAACGCGTTTTTGTTTGAACTATAAGAAAGAAGCCGTGTGTGCTGTGGAAACGGATAAGTGataaacacagagagagagagagagagtggtgaTGTAATCAGAGCCGTTCCAAGATTGTCTTTGTTACTTCTAGATACTTCGTCGCGGAACCAAATACAACACATGTCACGGTTAATAATAATTAGCTAAATATATTTAAACAACGAGCTGGTTTGCCCGAGAGGTTAAGGGGGAAGACTTAAGATCTTCTGCACATAAGTGCGCGTGGGTTCGAACCCCACAGCCAGcaatcttttattattatatattgctttttgtatttttatttttcaaaattaaaaaaacatgatg
Coding sequences within:
- the LOC126722391 gene encoding splicing factor U2af small subunit B-like; the protein is MAEHLASIFGTEKDRVNCPFYFKIGACRHGDRCSRLHTKPSVSPTLLLSNMYQRPDMITPGVDAQGQPIDPRTIQTHFEEFYEDLFEELTKYGEIESLNICDNLADHMVGNVYVQFREEEHAANALRNLTGRFYAGRPIIVDFSPVTDFREATCRQYEENTCNRGGYCNFMHLKRISRELRWQLFGRYRRRHSRSRSRSRSPYRHRSYEERSHGGRGSSKKYDERDYYHESQSRRHRTTSPGHRRGRSRSKSPGERRNRSPVREGSEERRAKIEQWNREREQQQENANKVKNDGENANMQNGDQYYSYQQQPPPQQEKYNY